In one window of Gouania willdenowi chromosome 8, fGouWil2.1, whole genome shotgun sequence DNA:
- the ddx5 gene encoding putative ATP-dependent RNA helicase DDX5 isoform X1 — MPGYSDRDRGRDRDRGYGGGPPRFGGHRGGGGGGGGGGSKFGNPGERLRKKHWNLDELPKFEKNFYQQHPDVSRRSPQEVEQFRRAKTVTVKGRDCPNPIMNFHEAGFPSYVMDVINKQNWTEPTPIQAQGWPLALSGKDMVGIAQTGSGKTLSYLLPAIVHINHQPFLERGDGPICLVLAPTRELAQQVQQVAAEYGRASRLKSTCIYGGAPKGPQIRDLERGVEICIATPGRLIDFLESGKTNLRRCTYLVLDEADRMLDMGFEPQIRKIVDQIRPDRQTLMWSATWPKEVRQLAEDFLKEYVQINVGALQLSANHNILQIVDVCNDGEKEDKLIRLLEEIMSEKENKTIIFCETKKRCDDLTRRMRRDGWPAMGIHGDKSQQERDWVLNEFKYGKAPILIATDVASRGLDVEDVKFVINFDYPNNSEDYIHRIGRTARSQKTGTAYTFFTPNNMRQASDLVSVLREANQAINPKLLQMAQDRGGRSRGGRGDFDRRDRYRRDFSGYRDNGRSFDNGPNKAYGANSQNGGYGGNGSYNGNGQSNYGNSQSGAFGAQNSFQPAAQNGTTHQFSFPQTQQPSFAMPPQFPQ, encoded by the exons ATGCCTGGATATTCAGACAGAGATCGCGGCCGGGACCGTGATAGAGG ATATGGTGGCGGACCTCCACGGTTTGGAGGACACCGCGGCGGCGGTGGTGGAGGTGGCGGCGGAGGCTCAAAGTTCGGGAATCCCGGCGAAAGGCTGAGAAAGAAGCACTGGAACCTGGACGAGCTCCCCAAGTTTGAGAAAAACTTCTACCAGCAACACCCTGACGTGTCTCGGCGTTCACCA CAAGAGGTTGAGCAGTTCAGGAGAGCCAAGACTGTAACAGTGAAAGGAAGAGACTGCCCAAATCCCATTATGAACTTTCATGAAGCTGGCTTTCCCT CTTATGTGATGGATGTGATCAACAAACAAAACTGGACCGAACCAACCCCCATCCAAGCTCAGGGATGGCCCCTTGCTTTAAGCGGCAAGGACATGGTTGGCATTGCACAGACTGGCTCTGGCAAAACTCTTTCT TACTTGCTTCCTGCTATCGTGCACATCAACCACCAGCCGTTTTTGGAACGTGGAGATGGTCCAATC TGCTTGGTGCTCGCCCCAACGCGTGAGCTGGCCCAGCAGGTGCAACAAGTTGCTGCTGAATACGGCAGAGCATCTCGCCTTAAGTCTACTTGTATTTATGGTGGAGCGCCAAAGGGACCACAGATTCGTGACCTGGAAAGAG GTGTGGAGATCTGCATTGCCACCCCTGGTAGACTCATAGACTTTCTTGAGTCTGGAAAGACAAATCTTCGTCGTTGCACTTACCTCGTGCTTGATGAGGCTGACAGAATGTTGGACATGGGCTTTGAACCACAGATTCGCAAAATTGTTGACCAGATCAGA CCCGACCGTCAGACTTTGATGTGGAGTGCTACTTGGCCCAAAGAAGTTCGCCAGCTGGCAGAGGACTTTCTGAAGGAGTATGTCCAGATCAATGTTGGTGCACTGCAGCTGAGCGCAAACCACAACATCCTGCAGATTGTGGATGTGTGTAATGATGGCGAGAAAGAGGACAA gcTCATCCGGCTCCTTGAAGAAATAATGAGTGAGAAGGAGAACAAGACTATCATCTTTTGTGAGACGAAGAAACGATGTGATGATTTGACCAGGAGGATGAGGAGAGATGG GTGGCCAGCAATGGGTATTCATGGGGATAAAAGCCAACAAGAAAGAGACTGGGTCCTGAATG AATTCAAGTACGGAAAGGCCCCGATCCTAATCGCGACAGATGTTGCTTCCCGAGGTTTAG ATGTTGAAGACGTGAAATTTGTCATCAACTTTGACTACCCCAACAACTCTGAGGACTATATTCACCGCATTGGCAGAACCGCACGTAGCCAAAAGACTGGCACAGCCTACACCTTCTTCACTCCCAACAACATGAGGCAGGCTAGTGACCTGGTCTCCGTGCTCCGCGAGGCCAATCAAGCCATCAACCCAAAACTCCTCCAGATGGCCCAAGACAGAGGAG GTCGTTCAAGAGGTGGCAGAGGTGATTTCGACCGTCGGGATCGGTATAGACGTGACTTCAGCGGGTACAGGGATAATGGTAGAAGCTTTGATAATGGACCGAACAAGGCCTATGGGGCCAACTCTCAGAATGGAGGCTATGGAGGAAATGGAAGCTACAATGGCAATGGACAGTCCAACTATGGCAACAGTCAGTCTGGGGCCTTCGGAGCCCAAAACAGCTTTCAGCCTGCTGCACAGAACGGTACAACTCATCAGTTCTCATTCCCCCAGACGCAGCAGCCGTCCTTTGCCATGCCTCCTCAGTTCCCCCaatga
- the ddx5 gene encoding putative ATP-dependent RNA helicase DDX5 isoform X2 translates to MPGYSDRDRGRDRDRGYGGGPPRFGGHRGGGGGGGGGGSKFGNPGERLRKKHWNLDELPKFEKNFYQQHPDVSRRSPQEVEQFRRAKTVTVKGRDCPNPIMNFHEAGFPSYVMDVINKQNWTEPTPIQAQGWPLALSGKDMVGIAQTGSGKTLSYLLPAIVHINHQPFLERGDGPICLVLAPTRELAQQVQQVAAEYGRASRLKSTCIYGGAPKGPQIRDLERGVEICIATPGRLIDFLESGKTNLRRCTYLVLDEADRMLDMGFEPQIRKIVDQIRPDRQTLMWSATWPKEVRQLAEDFLKEYVQINVGALQLSANHNILQIVDVCNDGEKEDKLIRLLEEIMSEKENKTIIFCETKKRCDDLTRRMRRDGWPAMGIHGDKSQQERDWVLNEFKYGKAPILIATDVASRGLDVEDVKFVINFDYPNNSEDYIHRIGRTARSQKTGTAYTFFTPNNMRQASDLVSVLREANQAINPKLLQMAQDRGGKSNWSFKRWQR, encoded by the exons ATGCCTGGATATTCAGACAGAGATCGCGGCCGGGACCGTGATAGAGG ATATGGTGGCGGACCTCCACGGTTTGGAGGACACCGCGGCGGCGGTGGTGGAGGTGGCGGCGGAGGCTCAAAGTTCGGGAATCCCGGCGAAAGGCTGAGAAAGAAGCACTGGAACCTGGACGAGCTCCCCAAGTTTGAGAAAAACTTCTACCAGCAACACCCTGACGTGTCTCGGCGTTCACCA CAAGAGGTTGAGCAGTTCAGGAGAGCCAAGACTGTAACAGTGAAAGGAAGAGACTGCCCAAATCCCATTATGAACTTTCATGAAGCTGGCTTTCCCT CTTATGTGATGGATGTGATCAACAAACAAAACTGGACCGAACCAACCCCCATCCAAGCTCAGGGATGGCCCCTTGCTTTAAGCGGCAAGGACATGGTTGGCATTGCACAGACTGGCTCTGGCAAAACTCTTTCT TACTTGCTTCCTGCTATCGTGCACATCAACCACCAGCCGTTTTTGGAACGTGGAGATGGTCCAATC TGCTTGGTGCTCGCCCCAACGCGTGAGCTGGCCCAGCAGGTGCAACAAGTTGCTGCTGAATACGGCAGAGCATCTCGCCTTAAGTCTACTTGTATTTATGGTGGAGCGCCAAAGGGACCACAGATTCGTGACCTGGAAAGAG GTGTGGAGATCTGCATTGCCACCCCTGGTAGACTCATAGACTTTCTTGAGTCTGGAAAGACAAATCTTCGTCGTTGCACTTACCTCGTGCTTGATGAGGCTGACAGAATGTTGGACATGGGCTTTGAACCACAGATTCGCAAAATTGTTGACCAGATCAGA CCCGACCGTCAGACTTTGATGTGGAGTGCTACTTGGCCCAAAGAAGTTCGCCAGCTGGCAGAGGACTTTCTGAAGGAGTATGTCCAGATCAATGTTGGTGCACTGCAGCTGAGCGCAAACCACAACATCCTGCAGATTGTGGATGTGTGTAATGATGGCGAGAAAGAGGACAA gcTCATCCGGCTCCTTGAAGAAATAATGAGTGAGAAGGAGAACAAGACTATCATCTTTTGTGAGACGAAGAAACGATGTGATGATTTGACCAGGAGGATGAGGAGAGATGG GTGGCCAGCAATGGGTATTCATGGGGATAAAAGCCAACAAGAAAGAGACTGGGTCCTGAATG AATTCAAGTACGGAAAGGCCCCGATCCTAATCGCGACAGATGTTGCTTCCCGAGGTTTAG ATGTTGAAGACGTGAAATTTGTCATCAACTTTGACTACCCCAACAACTCTGAGGACTATATTCACCGCATTGGCAGAACCGCACGTAGCCAAAAGACTGGCACAGCCTACACCTTCTTCACTCCCAACAACATGAGGCAGGCTAGTGACCTGGTCTCCGTGCTCCGCGAGGCCAATCAAGCCATCAACCCAAAACTCCTCCAGATGGCCCAAGACAGAGGAGGTAAATCCAATTG GTCGTTCAAGAGGTGGCAGAGGTGA